Proteins encoded by one window of Thermoplasmatales archaeon:
- a CDS encoding DHH family phosphoesterase: MNLEEEVKYAGDMVHRLKKDNIVRIIGHVDADGISSASIVAISLARLGYKFHISIKRTSPNLIDEISKGENALTIFVDIGTSYLKEMNKIKGDVIVLDHHLIENDETRDIEDIIYINPRKYGIDASKEGSASCIAYEFAKAIDKNNIDLSQLAVVGMIGDKQKFTGLNKKIVEEGIGNGFISEKEQYLLRGGCIKEMIDNSIDPYFVFNSTHFLNSISIKPESKLNDLNEEERKRFFSALTLKMIEQNVEEIEWKRIQYYGKEYGNLHDMASKLDACARLNEAGVGIALCFRDKNAQDKAKMIQEKYRDEIRKELKEIEKKEVNEMKNFLYIYVNHAPLAGVIAGLSLKYIPKFKKGKPVVAIAVNDDASISARGNDRMVENGINLGKAFKIAAEKVGGIGGGHQIAAGAKIKKERLKEFLEELDKELG; encoded by the coding sequence ATGAATTTAGAAGAAGAAGTTAAGTATGCGGGAGATATGGTGCATAGGTTAAAGAAGGATAATATTGTAAGGATAATCGGGCATGTTGATGCGGATGGAATATCTTCCGCATCTATAGTTGCCATTTCGCTGGCCAGATTAGGATATAAATTTCACATATCTATAAAAAGGACTTCTCCAAACCTCATAGATGAGATATCAAAAGGAGAAAATGCCCTGACAATATTTGTTGATATAGGCACAAGCTATTTAAAAGAAATGAATAAAATTAAGGGGGATGTGATAGTACTTGATCATCATCTGATTGAAAATGATGAAACAAGGGACATCGAGGACATAATTTATATAAACCCGAGAAAATATGGAATAGATGCAAGCAAAGAGGGAAGTGCTTCATGCATTGCCTATGAGTTTGCAAAAGCAATAGACAAGAATAACATCGATTTATCACAGCTTGCGGTTGTTGGGATGATAGGTGATAAACAGAAATTTACAGGATTAAATAAAAAAATTGTTGAAGAGGGAATAGGTAATGGATTTATCAGTGAAAAAGAACAGTATTTGTTAAGAGGAGGGTGTATTAAGGAGATGATAGATAACTCAATTGACCCGTATTTTGTTTTTAATTCAACTCATTTCCTTAACTCAATATCAATAAAGCCGGAAAGCAAGTTAAATGATTTGAACGAGGAAGAAAGAAAGAGATTTTTCTCCGCATTGACATTAAAAATGATAGAGCAAAATGTTGAAGAAATAGAGTGGAAAAGAATACAATATTACGGGAAAGAGTATGGCAACCTTCATGATATGGCTTCAAAACTTGATGCTTGTGCAAGGCTAAATGAGGCAGGCGTTGGAATTGCCCTTTGCTTTAGGGATAAAAATGCTCAGGATAAAGCTAAAATGATTCAAGAAAAATACAGGGATGAAATAAGGAAAGAATTGAAAGAGATTGAGAAAAAAGAGGTTAATGAGATGAAAAACTTTTTATATATCTATGTAAATCATGCTCCCTTAGCGGGTGTGATTGCGGGATTATCCCTAAAATACATCCCAAAATTCAAAAAAGGAAAGCCAGTTGTTGCAATTGCGGTAAATGATGACGCAAGCATATCCGCGAGAGGAAATGATAGGATGGTTGAAAATGGTATAAATTTGGGAAAAGCCTTCAAAATCGCTGCTGAAAAAGTGGGGGGCATAGGCGGTGGCCACCAGATAGCTGCGGGCGCAAAGATAAAAAAAGAAAGGTTAAAGGAGTTTTTGGAGGAGCTGGATAAGGAGTTAGGATGA